The sequence GAGGTCTAGGGGacgggggaggggaagggagcgcACAGCCGTGGGTTCTGCCGGAGTTCGGCGGGGCGGAGCGCGGATACTGGGAGCAGAGGCGTTGATTCTGGCTCTTCTGGGGGCCTGGCTCACAAGGCGCCCTTTCCTGAGCTTCCTGCTGTCCTCATAGGAAGGATGATTCCGGTGGCGGAGTTCAAGCAGTTCACGGAGCAGCAGCCCGCCTTCAAGGTGCTCAAACCTTGGTGGGACGTGCTGGCCGAGTACCTCACCGTGGCCATGCTCATGATCGGGGTCTTCGGGTGCACCCTCCAGgtaaggggcggggcggggcggggcgtggCCTGGATGGGGCGGGGTTTCCCAGGGGCGGGGTCTGGGAGATTCCGGAAGTCTTCCCTTATCCTGTCATAGTTCTAGAGACTGGACATCCGAAATCAAAGTGTTGACAGGGCTGGTTCCTTGCGAAGGCTGTGCCTCTCGTCtagactctggtggcctcaggcattCCTTGGATGATAGAGGACACTCTCCCTgtatcttcacagcatcttccctcagtgtgagtgtgtgtgtgtgcccaaatTTCtccctcatcttaacttgattacatctgctcTGCAAACACTATTTCCAGATAAGGCATCAATCACAGGTCAGGTATTTGGGGCTTAGGACTTCAACatcttttttgtttaatatttatttacctgCACCAGTTCTTAGTTGCCTTATGTGGCATTTTTACTTGCAGCCTGtgagatcttcattttttttttaagttggagcaTGAACCCttaggtgtggcatgtgggatctagttccctgaccagggatcaaacccaggcctcctgcattgagagtgcccagtcttagccactgggccagcagggaattccctaggTCTTTAACATCTTTTTGAGGAACACGAATCAACCCAGCTCTTTTATTTCCAGACAAAGTCCCGTGTTCAAAGGTTTAATGACTCTTCCAAAGTTACAGCCAGCTGAGGACAGCTGGGGATCAAGGCAGACCTCTCCTGCTTGCAGCCTGCTTCCTCTCCCTGTAACTTCCCAGCCACCCCAGATCCTTCACCCTCTTTCATACACTCGCCCCCATCCCCAGGTGACGCAGGACAAGATAATCTGTCTGCCCAGTCATGAACCCCGGGAGAATTTATCTGAAGCCCCGTGCCAACAGCTGCTGCCCCGGGGGGTCTCAGAGCCCATGGGGGACCTCCGGGAGTTGAGTGGCCTCAAGAACAACCTGGACCTACAGCAGTACAGCTTCATCAACCAGCTCTGCTACGAGACGGCCCTCCACTGGTATGCCAAGTACTTTCCCTACTTGGTTGTCATCCACACGCTCATCTTCATGGTCTGCACCAGCTTCTGGTTCAAGTTCCCCGGCACCAGCTCCAAGATCGAGCACTTCATCTCCATCCTGGGCAAGTGTTTTGACTCGCCATGGACTACTCGGGCACTGTCTGAGGTCTCCGGGGAGAACCACAAGGGCCCTGCCGCCACCACAGCTGGGCAGGCGACAGTGACCTTGACCACAACGGCAGGGGAGGGCGAGAAGGAGAAGGTGTTGCCAGAGCccgagaaggtggtgacagagccCCCAGCTGTCACCCTGCTGGACAAGAAGGAGGGGGAGCAGGCCAAAGCCCTGTTTGAAAAGGTCAAGAAATTCCGTGTGCACGTGGAGGAGGGTGACATCCTGTACACCATGTATATCCGGCAGATGGTGCTCAAGGTCTGCAAGTTCTTGGCCATCCTGGTCTACAACCTGGTCTATGTGGGGAAGATCAGCTTCCTGGTGGCCTGCAGGGTGGAGACCTCGGAGGTGACGGGCTACGCCAGCTTCTGCTGCAACCACACCAAAGCCCACCTCTTCTCCAAGCTGGCTTTCTGCTATATCTCCTTCGTGTGTGTCTACGGGATCACCTGTCTCTACACCCTCTACTGGCTCTTCCACCGGCCCCTCAAGGAGTACTCCTTCCGGTCAGTTCGGGAGGAAACTGGCATGGGCGACATCCCCGACGTCAAGAACGACTTCGCCTTTATGCTGCACCTCATCGACCAGTACGACTCGCTGTACTCCAAGCGCTTTGCTGTCTTCCTCTCTGAGGTCAGCGAGAGCCGCCTGAAGCAGCTCAACCTCAACCACGAGTGGACTGCCGAGAAGCTGCGGCAGAAGCTGCAGCGCAATGCCCGGGGCCGGCTGGAACTGGCCCTCTGCATGCTCCCGGGGCTGCCGGACACGGTCTTCGAGCTCAGCGAGGTAGAGGCACTGCGGCTGGAGGCCATTGGCGACATCACCTTCCCCCCGGGCCTCTCGCAGCTGGTGCACCTGCAGGAGCTGAGCCTGCTCCACTCACCCGCCAGGCTTCCGTTCTCCTCGCAGATCTTCCTGCGGGACCGCCTGAAGGTCATCCGAATCAAGTGCGAGGAGCTGCGGGAGGTGCCCCTCTGGGTGTTTGGGCTGCGTGGTCTGGAGGAGCTGCATCTAGAGGGGCTCTTCCCCCCAGAGCTGGCCCGGGCAGCCACCCTCGAGAGCCTCCGGGAGCTGAAGCAGCTGAAGGTGCTGTCTCTGCGGAGCAACGCTGGCAAGGTTCCTGCCAGCGTGACTGATGTGGCTGGCCACCTGCAGCGGCTCAGCCTGCACAATGATGGGGCGCGTCTGTTGGCACTGAACAGCCTCAAGAAGCTGGCGGTGCTGCGGGAACTGGAGCTGGTGGCCTGCGGGCTGGAGCGCATCCCCCACGCCGTCTTCAGCCTAGGCGCGCTGCAGGAGCTTGACCTCCGGGACAACCACCTGCGTTCCATCGAGGAGATCCTCAGCTTCCAGCACTGCCGCAAGCTGCTCACGCTCCGGCTGTGGCACAACCAGATTGCCTATGTCCCCGAGCATGTGCGGAAGCTCCGGGGCCTCGAGCAGCTCTATCTGAGCCACAACAAGCTGGAGACGCTGCCCACCCAGCTAGGCATGTGCTCCAGCCTCCGCCTGCTGGACGTCTCGCACAATGGGCTGCATTCCCTGCCAGCcgagctgggtctcctgcagaatCTTCAGCACTTGGCTCTCTCCTACAATGCCCTGGAGTTTCTACCCGACGAGCTCTTCTTCTGCCGCAAGCTGCGGACGCTGCTTCTAGGTTACAACCATCTGAGCCAGCTTGCACCCCAGGTGGGGGCCCTCAGGGCCCTCAGCCGCCTGGAGCTCAAGGGCAACCGGCTGGAAGCACTGCCGGAAGAGCTCGGCAACTGTGGGGGGCTCAAGAAGTCGGGGCTCCTGGTGGAGGACACCCTTTACGATGGGCTGCCGGCCGAGGTTCGGGACCGGATGGAGGCAGAGTGAAGCTGGGGAGGGAGGACAGGTTGAGGTCAATGCCTCCTGGATGCTACCGCCCTGGAATCTCTACCATTATCTTCGAGGGAGATGGTTAAGTGGGCCCCATCCAGGAGACAAGGAACAGACATGTCAGGTTGATGGAGCCCAGGCAAGATCCTGGGACGGGTTTGTCTGGGAGGCTGTGGATTTGGGGTGGAACATCCTGGAGGGATTAACTCAGTCAGAAGACTCTCAGACCAAAACCACACCCGTGTCTTTGGTTTGGCTGACCTGCTTCTAGCCCTGGGCCAGAGATGCTGCCCTCCCCCAGACAGCAGCCACAGTACCACAtatgggggttggggtgggggaggctcaTCCCAGTGGGATTTAACCCTCTTCCCCTGACCAAAACAGCTTACATCTGGGGTTTTCTCCCAATGAGGG is a genomic window of Ovis canadensis isolate MfBH-ARS-UI-01 breed Bighorn chromosome 5, ARS-UI_OviCan_v2, whole genome shotgun sequence containing:
- the LRRC8E gene encoding volume-regulated anion channel subunit LRRC8E isoform X1 → MIPVAEFKQFTEQQPAFKVLKPWWDVLAEYLTVAMLMIGVFGCTLQVTQDKIICLPSHEPRENLSEAPCQQLLPRGVSEPMGDLRELSGLKNNLDLQQYSFINQLCYETALHWYAKYFPYLVVIHTLIFMVCTSFWFKFPGTSSKIEHFISILGKCFDSPWTTRALSEVSGENHKGPAATTAGQATVTLTTTAGEGEKEKVLPEPEKVVTEPPAVTLLDKKEGEQAKALFEKVKKFRVHVEEGDILYTMYIRQMVLKVCKFLAILVYNLVYVGKISFLVACRVETSEVTGYASFCCNHTKAHLFSKLAFCYISFVCVYGITCLYTLYWLFHRPLKEYSFRSVREETGMGDIPDVKNDFAFMLHLIDQYDSLYSKRFAVFLSEVSESRLKQLNLNHEWTAEKLRQKLQRNARGRLELALCMLPGLPDTVFELSEVEALRLEAIGDITFPPGLSQLVHLQELSLLHSPARLPFSSQIFLRDRLKVIRIKCEELREVPLWVFGLRGLEELHLEGLFPPELARAATLESLRELKQLKVLSLRSNAGKVPASVTDVAGHLQRLSLHNDGARLLALNSLKKLAVLRELELVACGLERIPHAVFSLGALQELDLRDNHLRSIEEILSFQHCRKLLTLRLWHNQIAYVPEHVRKLRGLEQLYLSHNKLETLPTQLGMCSSLRLLDVSHNGLHSLPAELGLLQNLQHLALSYNALEFLPDELFFCRKLRTLLLGYNHLSQLAPQVGALRALSRLELKGNRLEALPEELGNCGGLKKSGLLVEDTLYDGLPAEVRDRMEAE
- the LRRC8E gene encoding volume-regulated anion channel subunit LRRC8E isoform X2, whose product is MGDLRELSGLKNNLDLQQYSFINQLCYETALHWYAKYFPYLVVIHTLIFMVCTSFWFKFPGTSSKIEHFISILGKCFDSPWTTRALSEVSGENHKGPAATTAGQATVTLTTTAGEGEKEKVLPEPEKVVTEPPAVTLLDKKEGEQAKALFEKVKKFRVHVEEGDILYTMYIRQMVLKVCKFLAILVYNLVYVGKISFLVACRVETSEVTGYASFCCNHTKAHLFSKLAFCYISFVCVYGITCLYTLYWLFHRPLKEYSFRSVREETGMGDIPDVKNDFAFMLHLIDQYDSLYSKRFAVFLSEVSESRLKQLNLNHEWTAEKLRQKLQRNARGRLELALCMLPGLPDTVFELSEVEALRLEAIGDITFPPGLSQLVHLQELSLLHSPARLPFSSQIFLRDRLKVIRIKCEELREVPLWVFGLRGLEELHLEGLFPPELARAATLESLRELKQLKVLSLRSNAGKVPASVTDVAGHLQRLSLHNDGARLLALNSLKKLAVLRELELVACGLERIPHAVFSLGALQELDLRDNHLRSIEEILSFQHCRKLLTLRLWHNQIAYVPEHVRKLRGLEQLYLSHNKLETLPTQLGMCSSLRLLDVSHNGLHSLPAELGLLQNLQHLALSYNALEFLPDELFFCRKLRTLLLGYNHLSQLAPQVGALRALSRLELKGNRLEALPEELGNCGGLKKSGLLVEDTLYDGLPAEVRDRMEAE